The genome window AAACTGCTTTTATGTAATAGCAGATACCAAAATTAGTAAAGGTCGCGAATTCTTTAAATACGTTAAACTGCTGGTGCTTTCCGGATTTTCCTTTGATGGTTTTCTGGAATGCATCGAAGAAGGCATTGTCTTGGTTGATTTTGACGCCCGTTCCGGGCATAACCACGGAACAAAATTCAGAATTAGGCAAAATCAATGGCATAGATTATATGAATCGGTTGAGGAAATAAATTTGGAAAAATGATAACAGCGCCATGAATCGGCAAGGTTCTTTACGATTAAAATCGTGACCAAACAGCCGGAAATGCAGCTCAATTTAATGAAAGCTTTTTTGATTTTTGTATTCGTCTGCGCGGCACTGTGCGGCCGACGAGTTGACAATTCGGCCCGAAACCCCGCCCTCGTTCGCGCGCCGATCGATTCCATACGCGTCACCGAGGCGCCGAACGGAAAAGAGGCGGTGCTGGAGATTTTCGGCCAACTGCCGAGTCCTGCCTACAGCCTCGACCATGTCGAAATTGTGCGCAAAGGCAACCGAATCACTGTCATTCCATGGCTGAATTACCGGCGCGACCAGATCGTCATCATGATGACCGTGCCTTTTCAGCACAAGATTTCTTTGCCGCTGCAAAAGAACGGCAGGTTTGCCGTACAGGTCGAGGGGGCCAATCGGACTTATTCTGAAGACCTGATTCGAAAACGCTGATTTGCATCGTGGTAAATCAGGAGATTGTCAAAGATGAATCGTCGCTTCATTACAAAAAAATGGGGGATCGGATGCGGCGTGCTGTTGTTTGTGCTTTGCTCGCTTGGCAATGGAGACGGGAAAATGAAAGATCGGCAACCTTCCATGGAAGAGCTGCAGAAGCAGCGCGAAAAGATGGTGCAGTTTCAGATCAAGGCCCGCGGGGTAAGCGATCCCAAGGTTCTGCAGGCCATGCTGCGCGTTCCTCGTCACGAGTTTGTGCCGGCGACCTACAGAGATGATGCGTACGAGGACTTTCCGCTTCCCATCGGTTACGGCCAGACCATTTCGCAGCCGTACATCGTCGCCTATATGACGGAGGCGCTTCACCTCAAAGGCGGCGAGAAGGTACTGGAGATCGGCACCGGTTCAGGCTACCAAGCTGCGGTATTGGCGGAGATAGCCGGTCAGGTTTACAGCATCGAAATCGTCGAGCCTCTCTGTCGCGAAGCCGCTCAACGGCTGCAGCAATTGGGATATGCCAACGTCAGCGTGCGCTGCGGTGACGGCTATGCAGGCTGGCCGGAAGCCGCGCCGTTCGACGCCATCATCCTGACTGCGGCACCTGAGGAAATTCCGCAACCGTTGGTCGAACAGCTCGGCGAAGGAGGCCGTATGATATTGCCGCTCGGCCGTTTCTCCCAGAATTTGGTGCTGTTGACCAAACAGGAAGGAAAGGTCAACAAAAGGAATCTGTTGCCTGTGCGTTTTGTGCCCATGACCGGAAAGGCGGAAGACAAGCAGGAGAGAAAATGAAACCTCGTTTTTGCCGTTCCGTATTACCGACCGGATCGAGGAATCAAAGAAAAGGAGGCCGAGCATGAGCGGCGAAATGAAAAAGCTCTATCGATCTTCGCAGGACCGCATGGTCGGCGGTGTATGTGCTGGAATCGCCGAATATTTCGGGGTCGATGCAACCGTCATCCGTCTGGTTTGGGTGGTTCTCACGCTTATGAACGGTGTCGGATTGCTGGTGTATCTGCTCTGCATGGCCATGATCCCGCAGAAAGAGTCTTCGGAAATTACTGAAAAACAGGAGCAAAAATCGTCAGAATGGTCGCTGTATTTCGGCGTCGCTTTGATTGCTATTGGTTTATATTTTTTGATGCATCAACGCTTTCCTTGGTTTCCCTTTAAATGGCCTTGGCACTTATGGCACAGCATTCGCCATTTTTTCTGGCAAAGCATCTTTATTTTTGCCGGCTTGCTTTTAATTCTTCGCGGTGTTCGCGGTGACGACTCTGCTCCTCAAGGCGGATCAAAGCTAAGGTTCTCGCGCAGCCGCCGATACCGCATGATCGCCGGTGTGTGCGGCGGCATTGCCGAGCACCTCCAGGTCGATCCCTCGCTCATCCGCATCGCTTTTATCGGTCTTGCGCTGCTGACCGGCTTCTGGCTGGGAGTCGGCATCTATCTGGTCTTGGCCTTGGCCGTCCCTGAAGAGCCCGTGGAAAGCTGACGGAAAGATTCCAACTGAAAGGAGACCCTGCATGAGATCCTCTTCCTCGATTGTTTTGGGCGTGTTGTGTATCCTGATCGGCATCGGTCTGACTGCCGACCGCTTTTTCGCCTTTGAATTCGGTTGGATGCAGATCTATCCGCTTCTGCTGTTGGCGCTGGCGGCAACGTCGGCCGTCAAGCTTTCGACTGGTCACCGGCCCTCGGCTTTTAATGTCGGTTTTTTCGGCGCGCTGGGCGCCTTCTTTTTTCTGCGTAATTACGGCCTCATCGATCAGCTGTGGCTGACGCAAAGCTGGCCGGTCATCATCCTTGCCGTCGGTATCGGCTTTGCCGTTTCTTTTATATACAACCCGCGCGACTGGGGAGTTCTGGTGCCCGCCGTCATCTTTTTGGGATTGGGAACGCTGTTTATCCTTGATTCCGTGGCGTTGATTCGCGATTTGTGGGATATATTGTGGGAGGGCATCGACCGGTTTTGGCCGATCGTTCTGATTGTCATCGGCGGGCTGATGATACTGCGCTCGGCAAAAGGGCGAAGCGGGCATGAACATCAATAAAAGGCGGCTTTATCGATTTGCTTTTTTTCTGACTTTATCGGCGATTGCCTGGCTCTCTTTGCTGCCCAACGACACAGAAGCCGCCCGACACATGCCGAGTCTGAC of candidate division KSB1 bacterium contains these proteins:
- a CDS encoding PspC domain-containing protein encodes the protein MSGEMKKLYRSSQDRMVGGVCAGIAEYFGVDATVIRLVWVVLTLMNGVGLLVYLLCMAMIPQKESSEITEKQEQKSSEWSLYFGVALIAIGLYFLMHQRFPWFPFKWPWHLWHSIRHFFWQSIFIFAGLLLILRGVRGDDSAPQGGSKLRFSRSRRYRMIAGVCGGIAEHLQVDPSLIRIAFIGLALLTGFWLGVGIYLVLALAVPEEPVES
- a CDS encoding protein-L-isoaspartate(D-aspartate) O-methyltransferase codes for the protein MKDRQPSMEELQKQREKMVQFQIKARGVSDPKVLQAMLRVPRHEFVPATYRDDAYEDFPLPIGYGQTISQPYIVAYMTEALHLKGGEKVLEIGTGSGYQAAVLAEIAGQVYSIEIVEPLCREAAQRLQQLGYANVSVRCGDGYAGWPEAAPFDAIILTAAPEEIPQPLVEQLGEGGRMILPLGRFSQNLVLLTKQEGKVNKRNLLPVRFVPMTGKAEDKQERK